The Nitrospirota bacterium genome segment CGTGCTGCTTATCGGTGTTGCAATGCTTGGATTGCCCGGTCCCGCTATTATCGTGGCGTGGTGCCCTTGGGTTTGGGAATCCTTTCCACTGAATTTGTCTGGGCGGCCATGTTGTTAAAAACGATTAAGGGTAAATTTCAAAAAACAAAAG includes the following:
- a CDS encoding PGPGW domain-containing protein; this encodes MDAQSRRAGKKAANRGGRLHRAAYRCCNAWIARSRYYRGVVPLGLGILSTEFVWAAMLLKTIKGKFQKTKEGGNSHETK